One Denticeps clupeoides chromosome 3, fDenClu1.1, whole genome shotgun sequence DNA window includes the following coding sequences:
- the capn2b gene encoding calpain 2, (m/II) large subunit b, with amino-acid sequence MAGVASTLAKKRALAAGFGTNANAVPHLNQNFEALRAQQLSRGALFCDPAFPAAPESLGFNELGPASAKTRGVTWKRPGELCSRPEFIVGGATRTDICQGALGDCWLLAAIASLTLNDDVMARVVPRDQGFGGNYAGIFHFQFWQYGEWVDVVIDDRLPVKNGELMFVHSAEGSEFWSALLEKAYAKVNGCYEALSGGSTSEGFEDFTGGIAESYELKKAPPNMFQIIKMALDSGALLGCSIDITSAADSEAITRQKLVKGHAYSLTGAVEVNYCGQKQKLVRMRNPWGQVEWTGAWSDGSPEWKRVDPSERPDHDAEDGEFWMSFQEFLSQYSRIEICTLTPDTLTSDKVKRWAVNKFDGSWRKGSTAGGCRNNAYTFWMNPQFVVKLEDSDSTDNVDSCSFVVGLIQKNRRKLRKMGEDMNTIGFAIYEVPRECHGQGDVHLDKNFFLTHGQKARSETFINLREVSTRFHLPAGEYLIVPSTFEPNQDGDFCLRVFSERETDAQLCEDPVDAVIPNETVSDSEVDPSFRALFAKLAGSDMEISVSELSTILNRIVAKRADIKTDGFSQETCRIMVNIMDSSGDGKLGLGEFATLWKKIQRYLEIYKKNDMDKSGTMSTPEMRSALKEAGFTLNNSIHQILVARYAEADMTIDFDNFVACLLRLEMMFGVFKKIDEHKTGFIELNFFQWLTFTLI; translated from the exons ATGGCCGGAGTGGCGTCGACCCTGGCCAAGAAGCGGGCTCTGGCCGCGGGCTTCGGCACCAACGCCAACGCGGTGCCCCACCTGAACCAGAACTTCGAGGCGCTCCGCGCCCAGCAGCTGAGCCGCGGCGCCCTGTTCTGCGACCCCGCCTTCCCCGCCGCGCCGGAGTCGCTGGGCTTCAACGAGCTCGGACCCGCGTCCGCCAAGACGCGCGGCGTGACGTGGAAACGTCCCGGG gaGTTGTGTTCCCGTCCGGAGTTTATTGTGGGCGGAGCCACCAGGACTGACATCTGCCAGGGCGCCCTGG GTGACTGCTGGTTGCTGGCGGCCATCGCCTCTCTGACGCTCAACGACGATGTCATGGCCCGGGTCGTGCCCCGGGACCAGGGGTTCGGGGGCAATTACGCCGGAATCTTCCACTTCCAG TTCTGGCAGTACGGCGAGTGGGTGGACGTGGTGATCGACGACCGGCTGCCGGTGAAGAACGGCGAGCTGATGTTCGTCCACTCGGCCGAGGGCAGCGAGTTCTGGAGCGCCCTGCTGGAGAAGGCCTACGCCAA GGTGAACGGCTGCTACGAGGCTCTGTCCGGTGGCTCCACCTCCGAGGGCTTCGAGGACTTCACGGGGGGCATCGCGGAGAGCTACGAGCTGAAGAAGGCCCCGCCCAACATGTTCCAGATCATCAAGATGGCCCTGGATTCGGGCGCCCTGCTGGGCTGCTCCATCGAT aTCACCAGTGCTGCCGACTCTGAGGCCATCACTCGCCAGAAGCTGGTGAAGGGCCACGCCTACTCGCTTACAGGAGCTGTGGAG GTCAACTACTGCGGTCAGAAGCAGAAGCTGGTGAGAATGCGGAACCCGTGGGGTCAGGTGGAGTGGACCGGGGCCTGGAGTGACGG GTCCCCTGAGTGGAAGCGAGTCGACCCTTCTGAGCGTCCCGACCACGACGCGGAGGACGGCGAGTTCTG GATGTCGTTCCAAGAATTCCTCAGCCAGTACTCGCGTATCGAGATCTGCACGCTGACCCCCGACACGCTGACCAGCGACAAGGTCAAGCGCTGGGCTGTCAACAAGTTCGACGGGAGCTGGAGGAAGGGCTCCACCGCGGGGGGCTGCAGGAACAACGCCT ACACCTTCTGGATGAATCCTCAGTTTGTGGTTAAACTGGAGGACAGTGACTCCACCGACAACGTGGACAGCTGCAGTTTTGTGGTGGGTCTGATCCAGAAGAACAGGCGTAAGCTCAGGAAGATGGGCGAGGACATGAACACGATCGGCTTCGCCATCTACGAG gtcCCACGAGAG TGTCACGGCCAGGGAGACGTCCACCTGGACAAGAACTTCTTCCTGACCCACGGTCAGAAGGCGCGGTCAGAGACCTTCATCAACCTGCGAGAGGTCAGCACCAGGTTCCACCTGCCGGCGGGAGAGTACCTCATCGTCCCGTCCACCTTCGAGCCCAACCAGGACGGGGACTTCTGCCTACGTGTCTTCTCCGAGAGGGAGACCGATGCACA GCTGTGTGAAGACCCCGTGGACGCAGTTATACCAAAC GAGACGGTGTCGGACAGCGAAGTCGACCCCAGCTTCAGGGCGCTGTTCGCCAAGCTGGCAGGAAGT GACATGGAGATCTCCGTAAGCGAGCTGTCCACCATCCTGAACAGGATCGTTGCTAAAC GAGCAGATATAAAAACCGATGGCTTTAGTCAGGAGACATGCAGAATCATGGTCAACATCATGGAT agcagtGGAGATGGTAAACTGGGTCTGGGGGAGTTTGCCACCTTGTGGAAGAAAATCCAGAGATACTTG GAAATTTATAAGAAGAACGACATGGACAAGTCGGGCACCATGAGCACCCCAGAGATGCGCTCCGCCCTGAAGGAGGCAG GCTTCACCCTCAACAACAGCATCCACCAGATCCTGGTGGCGCGGTACGCTGAGGCCGACATGACCATCGACTTCGACAACTTCGTGGCCTGCCTGCTGCGTCTGGAGATGATGTTCG GCGTCTTTAAGAAGATTGATGAGCACAAAACCGGCTTCATCGAGCTGAACTTTTtccag TGGCTCACCTTCACCCTGATCTAG
- the capn8 gene encoding calpain-8, whose translation MSSVASHFVRRQEREDGLGTNDKAVPFNKQDFQSLRDDCLRRKTLFCDPSFPAEPKSLGYNELGRYSPKTRGVEWKRPTELTKDPQFIVEGAKRTDICQGALGDCWLLAAIASLTLDTEILARVVPQDQSFQDGYAGIFHFQFWQYGEWVDVVVDDRLPIRDGELMFVHSAERTEFWTALLEKAYAKVNGCYEALTGGSSIEGFEDFTGGIAESYELSKAPPYLYNLTKKALKLGSLLGCSIDITSAYDTEAKTAMNLVKGHAYSITAAEEVHVLGSSVQLVRIRNPWGQVEWRGAWSDDSGEWNQVRPEEKAKLDYSADDGEFWMSFSDFKVHFSRLDICNLTPDTLSSEDVNRWSHCQFDGTWRVGSTAGGCRNNPATFCSNPQFFIKLEDVDDDPHDGEDGCTFLVGLMQKDTRREKMLGRDLNTIGFSIYQVPAEYKGRSNVHLGPDVLLRQKATAMSSTFSNVREMCDRFKLPPGEYVIVPSTFEPHRKGSFILRVFSEKHAPTSPMEEELSADVEEHDVSEGEVDPHFKQLFMKVAGNDSEISAFELQQILTKVTSQRTDVKSDGFNLETCRQIIAVFDKNGTGKLGLVEFHTLWLKMQKYLDVFKKFDSDSSGTMSSHEMRGALAEAGFQLNSDVLQVIVENYANAQYAIDFDSFVGCLVRLEMLFKMFKTLDKNNTGKIELDILQWLCLALH comes from the exons ATGTCCAGCGTAGCCAGCCACTTCGTCCGCAGGCAGGAGAGGGAGGACGGGCTGGGGACCAACGACAAGGCCGTCCCCTTCAACAAGCAGGACTTCCAGAGCCTGCGCGACGACTGCCTCCGCAGGAAGACCCTCTTCTGCGACCCCAGCTTCCCCGCCGAGCCCAAGTCCCTGGGCTACAACGAGCTGGGACGCTACTCCCCCAAAACCCGCGGGGTGGAGTGGAAGAGACCcacg GAGCTCACGAAGGACCCGCAGTTCATTGTTGAAGGTGCCAAGAGGACCGACATCTGCCAAGGGGCTCTAG GTGACTGCTGGCTGCTGGCCGCCATCGCGTCCCTGACGCTGGACACGGAGATCCTGGCCAGGGTGGTTCCGCAGGACCAGAGCTTCCAGGACGGCTACGCCGGGATCTTCCACTTCCAG TTCTGGCAGTACGGCGAATGGGTGGACGTCGTGGTGGACGACCGCCTGCCCATCAGGGACGGGGAGCTGATGTTCGTCCACTCGGCCGAGCGGACCGAGTTCTGGACGGCCCTGCTGGAGAAGGCCTACGCCAA GGTGAACGGCTGCTACGAGGCCCTGACGGGCGGCAGCAGCATCGAGGGCTTCGAGGACTTCACCGGCGGCATCGCTGAGAGCTACGAGCTGAGCAAGGCTCCTCCCTACCTCTACAACCTGACCAAGAAGGCCCTGAAGCTGGGCTCCCTGCTGGGCTGCTCCATCGAC ATCACCAGCGCGTACGACACGGAGGCCAAGACCGCCATGAACCTGGTGAAGGGACACGCCTACTCCATCACAgcagcagaggag GTGCACGTGTTGGGGAGCAGCGTCCAGCTGGTGCGCATCCGGAACCCCTGGGGGCAGGTGGAGTGGAGAGGCGCCTGGAGCGACGA CTCCGGCGAATGGAACCAGGTGAGGCCTGAGGAGAAGGCCAAGCTGGACTACTCCGCCGACGACGGGGAGTTCTG GATGTCCTTCTCCGACTTCAAAGTCCACTTCTCGAGGCTGGACATCTGCAACCTGACCCCAGACACTCTGAGCAGCGAGGACGTCAACCGCTGGAGCCACTGCCAGTTTGATGGGACGTGGAGGGTCGGCTCCACCGCAGGGGGCTGCAGAAACAACCCAG CAACGTTCTGCTCCAACCCCCAGTTCTTCATCAAGCTGGAGGACGTGGACGACGACCCCCACGACGGGGAGGATGGCTGCACCTTCCTGGTGGGACTCATGCAGAAGGACACGCGCAGGGAGAAGATGCTCGGCCGAGACCTGAACACCATCGGCTTCTCCATCTATCAG GTTCCTGCTGAG tATAAGGGCCGCTCCAACGTGCACCTGGGCCCGGACGTGCTGCTGCGGCAGAAGGCCACGGCCATGAGCTCCACCTTCTCCAACGTGCGCGAGATGTGCGACCGCTTCAAGCTGCCGCCCGGCGAGTACGTCATCGTGCCCTCCACCTTCGAGCCGCACCGCAAGGGCAGCTTCATCCTGCGCGTCTTCTCGGAGAAGCACGCCCCCACCAG TCCAATGGAAGAAGAGCTCAGTGCAGATGTTGaggag CATGATGTTTCTGAAGGAGAAGTGGACCCTCATTTCAAACAGCTCTTCATGAAGGTCGCCGGAAAC GACTCGGAAATTTCTGCTTTTGAACTGCAGCAGATTTTGACAAAAGTCACCTCCCAGA GAACTGATGTGAAGAGCGATGGCTTCAATTTGGAGACGTGCCGCCAGATCATTGCTGTCTTTGAT AAAAACGGGACTGGGAAGCTGGGCCTGGTGGAGTTCCACACACTGTGGCTAAAGATGCAGAAGTATCTG GACGTCTTTAAGAAGTTTGACTCGGACAGCTCGGGCACCATGAGCAGCCACGAGATGAGAGGAGCCCTGGCTGAAGCCG GGTTCCAGCTGAACAGCGATGTTCTGCAGGTGATCGTGGAGAACTACGCCAACGCGCAGTACGCCATCGACTTCGACAGCTTCGTGGGCTGCCTGGTGCGCCTGGAGATGCTCTTCA AAATGTTCAAAACTCTGGACAAGAACAACACGGGGAAAATAGAACTGGACATCCTCCAG TGGCTTTGTCTGGCTCTGCATTAA